Proteins from one Neodiprion fabricii isolate iyNeoFabr1 chromosome 5, iyNeoFabr1.1, whole genome shotgun sequence genomic window:
- the LOC124182893 gene encoding uncharacterized protein LOC124182893: MVEESGKNNAEFGIGPIIVMIDASRLGHSLATALKDRRHGIPVQPNRSLPLRPAPPLPIRKPVAKPMENSSLTKVREESPRKSEEAKDDNEEMTKKHVDDISNAVESSQNSIFGMNFYDPIHREEKSKNEPPKTAESIEIRISKEYLKSRHIKSLDMELGPEQIRSSVKTDISDSESTWSSPGTTKMSKDKERRDICGQKRKSSSTEDNSSRVRNSSSPVARVKMKLASPENEGKVTRVKTTKCDKVESFGTIFPTIFKYNDAEACDSVGFEKMPNPLASEKRKMIDRRKRSLDGYQKTALPRLRSIPKCPKAIPMEVAHAIKQGESTNLLNNVKTRGLDISNNHATMKKLRNSVESKTTVHEETTCILENMEMTESTLPSMPALEDTRTDAAGCESELLTTSEMNLDTSETNIASEVKAKVLKTPSDVTTRVSHFHENIPVEEDANTVQNRKNNQPQTNELLTATTTVYEHKIPECFPELISHVEATLSVSVPSNIQSAHTESKNDDESTRIDALNRMIEVDKENIQGYEPNFKKLADENAQNKLSTIDSSVLQSPLVGCQQQCQDVRGKDQYNSVLDTNDQSRGKEKQAEKKLQESQIKPKVESTVRSRTNKYDVYLEKLYKEAAYRKQKLTETLDASRAKRLQQKINVTEKKIENIMKQRKRSSAENRTLPTKPVTPLRIQVRRDLVQKIPSPVCVEPALESPLAPINETDKASMGRSLLDFQPIVITINDGETVASGKEISESNEDKIKESDSIIARNQWILQKKSQLKNVPENTNFVENSASQDSYSWEDVLNPFQTPNPEVQPITSNPVNPKVINNNVEYSSKNLPPAYETVPTDATDTSKNSPLIRDKTSVNPSNLKVHVAQKFPSTQFGARNSNVVFENVVCEETNSNYNYASCSTGGSSTVVENRALNLSPKNFIPNTISDLRTPSTIRRAVCQESACTNAKSYPSPVYPTQQTNYNATEKASSMFSKDNGGANINLCSPLQGHSAVPLPVSYHSNLSTAQGYPMPTESIPNHPPTQWHAQHSATKQSVQIIREENNRSCTVLASHLLNRTVQEPANYPASTAKLLSPTQSRETVQTTISQPVTTRIMTEQFPTFGNWAATQIPSNLANNNPATAPVHCHSTIDNVTNYKSTGSDMYKMAATAVDARRPVNTANIQMQWSNQSPWADQHRPAQGYPCRRSNPAMYHRDYPVNPQHPQSHQASRNGIPQGYPGSEVFVPCTKQLYQQKVSFDPKLVQSTERTGVQQLAHCQQNAPQYDPSLPRTSAPPPYYQTQGNPDVVFSQQYMQQPPPQYVRVVQPTWHPPKNYYPNYLNQQVNAGFVVHANRETVSNPPKYQATKKKIAPAPPRPNVIPSHVIHNIRNHKLLSQMYNIAENLNSVVQNQGTTDSIDGRRSCPTPNLGEVYKSPDRSGTLICSRCGMNGPKFNCLGCETAFYCNKNCQVQHWNTHLLECRRKMPRLKKVS; the protein is encoded by the exons ATGGTTGAAGAAAGCGGAAAAAATAACGCAG AATTCGGAATTGGACCAATTATCGTAATGATAGATGCAAGCAGGCTCGGTCACAGCCTTGCGACTGCGCTGAAAGATCGTCGTCATGGAATACCTGTGCAGCCAAATCGGTCATTGCCCCTTAGACCCGCGCCCCCACTTCCGATTCGAAAGCCGGTTGCCAAACCAATGGAAAATTCCTCGTTGACTAAGGTCAGAGAGGAATCGCCGCGAAAAAGTGAAGAAGCAAAGGATGATAACGaagaaatgacaaaaaaacaTGTTGACGATATAAGTAACGCTGTCGAATCGAGCCAAAACAGTATTTTTGGAATGAATTTCTACGATCCGATACATAGGGAAGAAAAATCCAAGAATGAACCACCCAAAACTGCTGAAAGTATTGAAATTAGAATCTCAAAAGAATATCTTAAATCCAGACACATCAAGTCGTTGGACATGGAATTGGGGCCTGAGCAAATAAGAAGCAGTGTTAAGACAGATATCAGTGATTCTGAGTCGACTTGGTCCAGCCCTGGGACTACTAAGATGTCCAAAGATAAGGAAAGGAGAGACATTTGTGGGCAGAAAAGAAAGTCGTCGAGCACTGAAGATAATTCTTCTCGAGTCCGAAATTCAAGTTCACCAGTTGCTCGTGTGAAGATGAAACTTGCGTCACCtgaaaatgaaggaaaagTGACCAGAGTGAAAACAACAAAGTGTGATAAAGTCGAAAGTTTTGGCACAATTTTTCCAACTATATTTAAGTATAATGACGCTGAGGCATGTGACTCGGTTGGATTTGAGAAGATGCCAAATCCACTGGCAtctgaaaaacgaaaaatgattgaTCGGCGAAAGAGAAGTTTGGATGGGTATCAAAAAACTGCGCTACCGCGGCTTCGCAGTATTCCAAAGTGCCCTAAGGCTATACCGATGGAAGTGGCACATGCGATAAAGCAGGGAGAGTCAACGAATTTattgaataatgtaaaaacGCGTGGGTTGGATATTTCCAACAACCATGccacaatgaaaaaattacgtaacTCTGTTGAATCAAAGACTACTGTACATGAGGAGACTACATGCATTCTTGAAAATATGGAGATGACCGAAAGTACCTTGCCATCGATGCCAGCTCTGGAAGATACACGGACAGATGCTGCTGGCTGCGAATCAGAATTATTGACTACCAGTGAAATGAATCTTGATACATCTGAAACAAACATAGCTAGTGAAGTTAAAGCTAAAGTGTTAAAAACACCGAGTGATGTAACGACCAGAGTAAGtcattttcatgaaaatatcCCTGTCGAAGAAGATGCCAATACGGTACAGAATCGAAAGAATAATCAGCCGCAGACTAATGAATTACTTACTGCCACGACTACTGTGTACGAGCACAAAATACCCGAGTGTTTTCCAGAATTGATTAGCCATGTAGAGGCGACACTATCAGTATCAGTGCCTTCCAACATTCAATCAGCTCACACCGAGTCTAAAAATGATGATGAGTCGACGAGAATAGACGCATTGAACAGAATGATAGAAgttgataaagaaaatatacaagGATATGaaccaaatttcaaaaaacttgCAGATGAAAATGCACAAAATAAGCTGTCTACCATAGATAGTTCAGTTCTGCAATCACCGCTTGTCGGTTGTCAACAACAGTGTCAGGATGTACGGGGGAAAGATCAGTATAATTCAGTCTTAGATACAAATGACCAAAGCCGAGGAAAGGAAAAACAGGCGGAAAAAAAACTACAGGAATCACAAATTAAGCCCAAAGTGGAGAGCACAGTTAGATCTAGGACAAATAAGTATGACGTATATCTGGAGAAACTTTATAAAGAAGCTGCATATCGGAAGCAAAAATTAACAGAGACTTTGGATGCATCTCGAGCCAAAAGATTACAGCAGAAAATCAATGTtactgaaaagaaaatagaaaatattatgAAGCAGCGGAAGCGTTCGAGTGCTGAGAATCGAACTCTGCCCACAAAACCTGTCACCCCGTTGAGAATACAAGTGAGGCGAGATCTTGTTCAGAAGATACCATCGCCGGTGTGTGTCGAGCCTGCTTTAGAGTCGCCTCTGGCACCGATAAATGAAACTGACAAAGCTTCGATGGGGAGAAGCTTATTAGATTTTCAACCAATTGTTATTACCATTAATGATGGAGAGACTGTTGCATCAGGCAAAGAAATCTCTGAATCTAACGAAGATAAAATCAAGGAATCTGACAGTATCATCGCCCGGAATCAGTGGatcttacaaaaaaaatctcaattgAAGAATGTGCCTGAAAATACgaactttgtcgaaaattcggcgTCACAAGACAGTTATTCCTGGGAGGATGTTTTAAACCCATTCCAAACCCCCAATCCAGAGGTTCAACCTATTACATCAAATCCCGTAAATCCTAAAGTAATAAACAACAATGTGGAATATTCAAGTAAAAACTTACCCCCGGCGTACGAGACCGTCCCAACCGATGCTACTGATACTTCAAAAAACAGCCCTCTGATACGTGATAAAACGAGTGTTAACCCAAGTAATCTGAAAGTCCATGTTgctcaaaaatttccaagtaCACAATTCGGTGCTCGAAACTCTAACGTGGTTTTTGAGAATGTTGTTTGCGAAGAAACAAACTCAAACTACAACTATGCGTCTTGCTCCACAGGCGGTAGTTCGACAGTAGTTGAGAATAGAGCCCTTAATCTTAGCCCGAAGAACTTCATTCCAAACACTATAAGTGATCTGCGTACTCCAAGCACGATACGCCGAGCGGTTTGCCAAGAAAGTGCATGTACCAATGCCAAGTCTTATCCTTCACCCGTTTATCCTACTCAGCAGACCAACTACAACGCAACAGAAAAAGCATCCAGCATGTTTTCCAAGGATAATGGAGGTGCTAATATCAATCTCTGCTCACCGCTTCAAGGACACTCGGCTGTACCTCTCCCTGTATCTTACCACAGCAATTTATCAACCGCTCAAGGCTATCCGATGCCTACCGAATCCATCCCAAACCATCCA CCTACACAGTGGCACGCTCAGCATTCTGCGACAAAGCAATCCGTTCAGATTATCCGGGAAGAAAATAACAGGTCATGCACAGTGCTGGCCTCTCATTTACTGAATAGAACGGTTCAAGAACCTGCAAATTATCCGGCATCAACTGCCAAACTGTTGAG TCCTACTCAGAGCAGAGAAACTGTTCAAACAACTATATCGCAGCCTGTCACCACTCGTATAATGACTGAGCAATTTCCGACGTTTGGCAATTGGGCAGCAACTCAGATACCCAGTAATCTTGCAAATAATAATCCTGCAACTGCGCCGGTTCATTGTCATTCAACAATTGATAACGTGACCAACTACAAG TCGACTGGATCAGACATGTACAAAATGGCGGCTACTGCTGTTGATGCTAGGCGACCTGTGAACACCGCCAACATCCAAATGCAGTGGAGCAATCAGTCACCATGGGCTGACCAACATAGACCAGCCCAAGGATATCCATGTCGAAGGAGCAACCCTGCAATGTACCACAGAGATTATCCG GTAAATCCTCAGCATCCTCAGAGTCATCAAGCTTCTCGCAACGGAATACCCCAAGGGTATCCTGGATCGGAAGTATTCGTACCTTGTACAAAGCAGCTGTATCAACAGAAGGTTTCGTTTGACCCGAAACTTGTTCAAAGTACCGAACGCACTGGCGTTCAGCAGCTTGCTCATTGTCAGCAAAATGCGCCGCAGTATGATCCGTCGTTACCGCGAACGTCAGCCCCTCCACCATATTATCAAACTCAAGGAAACCCGGACGTTGTCTTCTCGCAACAGTACATGCAGCAACCGCCCCCGCAGTATGTGCGCGTTGTGCAACCCACGTGGCATCCTCCGAAAAATTACTAtccgaattatttgaatcaaCAAGTAAATGCAGGTTTTGTTGTACATGCTAATCGTGAAACAGTCAGTAATCCACCGAAATATCAagcgacgaagaaaaaaattgctccGGCACCACCGCGTCCGAATGTCATTCCGTCACACGTAATTCACAATATACGTAATCATAAATTATTAAGTCAAATGTACAATATAGCTGAGAACTTGAATTCCGTCGTACAGAATCAGGGGACAACTGATTCAATAGATGGTAGAAGATCTTGCCCAACTCCGAACTTGGGTGAGGTTTATAAAAGCCCTGATAGGTCTGGTACTTTGATATGTTCACGGTGTGGAATGAATGGTCCAAAGTTCAATTGTCTAGGATGCGAAACAGCGTTttactgtaataaaaattgccaGGTTCAACACTGGAACACACATTTACTGGAGTGTCGCAGAAAAATGCCtagattgaaaaaagtctCGTAA